From Anaerolineae bacterium, a single genomic window includes:
- a CDS encoding histidine phosphatase family protein: MTTFYLVRHGNTVWNRDIRFRGRTDLPLDETGLAQARATAQALAKVGLAAVFASPLKRAFNTAELIAQAAGLIARPLPDLIDIDFGEWQGKSPAEVEQEYPELYRRYLEAPHLVHFPGGESLEGARARFVQGVLKVAEMFPEQKVCLVAHQAVNRVLLTAVLGLGTDAYWRINQDTCCINVFHYDPATYRFTVERLNDTHHLAHLG, translated from the coding sequence ATGACGACATTCTACCTGGTCCGCCACGGCAACACCGTCTGGAACCGCGATATCCGCTTTCGCGGACGCACGGACCTTCCCCTGGACGAGACCGGCCTGGCGCAGGCGCGGGCGACGGCGCAGGCGCTGGCCAAGGTCGGGTTGGCGGCGGTCTTCGCCAGCCCGCTAAAGCGGGCGTTCAACACCGCCGAGCTGATCGCGCAGGCCGCCGGCCTCATCGCCCGCCCCCTGCCGGACCTGATCGACATTGACTTCGGCGAATGGCAGGGCAAAAGCCCCGCCGAGGTGGAACAGGAATATCCGGAGCTGTACCGCCGCTATCTGGAAGCCCCGCACCTCGTGCACTTCCCCGGCGGCGAGAGCCTGGAAGGTGCACGCGCCCGCTTCGTCCAGGGCGTCCTGAAGGTGGCCGAGATGTTCCCGGAGCAGAAGGTCTGCCTGGTCGCTCATCAGGCGGTCAACCGGGTGCTGTTAACGGCGGTGCTGGGCCTGGGCACCGATGCCTACTGGCGCATCAATCAGGATACCTGCTGTATCAACGTCTTTCACTACGACCCTGCTACGTATCGGTTCACGGTGGAGCGCTTGAACGACACCCACCATCTGGCGCATTTGGGCTAG
- a CDS encoding LysM peptidoglycan-binding domain-containing protein: MSRRQLALVILINAMIAAAVSFVVVQVTLRQWERGRPAYMALPWPSPTPSATPLQSEILYVVQPGDSLTSIALRFRVSLEDLMQANGITDPDYISVGQRLLIPAGASAVITRVPEATHTPAAPPTPLVTSTPAEPTPRPQGASLEVAAVIGAGDIQHEALFLTNAGATALNLKGWSVSDGRGHVYSFPDVTLKGHGTIILHTGVGQDDEVNLYWGLDVALWEEGTTVLIKDAGGRVVLRHEMR; encoded by the coding sequence ATGAGCAGACGTCAATTGGCACTGGTCATCCTCATCAATGCGATGATCGCGGCCGCCGTCAGCTTCGTCGTGGTGCAGGTCACCCTGCGGCAGTGGGAACGGGGCCGGCCGGCCTATATGGCCCTGCCCTGGCCAAGCCCCACGCCGTCGGCCACCCCACTCCAGAGCGAGATATTGTATGTCGTACAGCCCGGGGACAGCCTGACCTCCATTGCCCTGCGCTTCCGCGTGTCCCTGGAGGACCTGATGCAGGCCAACGGCATCACGGACCCGGATTACATCAGCGTGGGGCAGAGACTGCTGATCCCCGCCGGCGCGTCCGCGGTCATCACCCGGGTGCCGGAGGCCACCCACACGCCGGCTGCTCCGCCGACGCCGCTGGTCACCAGCACGCCGGCCGAACCGACGCCGCGGCCCCAGGGAGCGAGCCTGGAGGTTGCCGCCGTCATCGGCGCCGGCGATATTCAACACGAAGCGCTCTTTCTCACCAATGCCGGCGCGACCGCGCTGAACCTGAAGGGTTGGTCAGTGAGCGACGGCCGCGGCCATGTCTATTCATTTCCGGACGTGACGCTCAAAGGTCACGGCACGATCATCCTGCATACCGGCGTTGGTCAAGATGATGAGGTCAATCTCTATTGGGGGCTGGACGTTGCCCTGTGGGAAGAAGGGACTACCGTGTTGATCAAAGACGCCGGCGGGCGCGTCGTCCTGCGGCACGAAATGCGGTGA
- a CDS encoding histidine--tRNA ligase family protein, producing the protein MVRDSEEEQGMEQGLRPETPSGRSRRIERLRGMDDLLPPAAVCQRGIIGRLSQVAESHGFRPVDVPVFEYTELFLRKSGEVLAPKLYSFTFHNRSICARPEFTASVGRLYVESLQDEPLPQRLYYYGPVFRYEKPQRGRRRQFTQFGLEIIGGESPLADAELILLACEGLEAVGVGNFCVVLGHIGAMLDMLKRLKLDRRARNFVLSNLENLSRPDRGLPYVEERLRELYLPAEHSAAHQQLVSGAKQEEARAVLSALLGRLNAESALGSRTVDEVVDGVLNQLSRPDQVPLIRQALALAEQLHRAAGPPREALPAATALLEQHHLSQEPLRNLTDIVELLRAAGMPEER; encoded by the coding sequence ATGGTGCGAGATTCTGAGGAAGAACAGGGCATGGAACAGGGGCTTCGACCCGAAACGCCGTCGGGACGAAGCCGGCGCATCGAACGCCTGCGGGGCATGGATGACCTCCTGCCCCCTGCCGCCGTCTGCCAGCGCGGCATCATCGGCCGGCTGAGCCAGGTCGCGGAATCCCACGGGTTCCGTCCCGTGGATGTGCCGGTGTTCGAGTACACCGAGCTGTTCCTGCGCAAATCGGGGGAGGTCCTCGCCCCCAAGCTCTACTCCTTTACCTTTCACAACCGCAGTATCTGCGCCCGGCCGGAATTCACCGCCTCGGTCGGCCGGCTGTATGTGGAGAGCCTGCAGGACGAGCCGCTTCCCCAGCGCCTGTATTATTACGGGCCGGTGTTTCGCTACGAGAAGCCCCAGCGGGGCCGGCGGCGTCAGTTCACCCAGTTCGGCCTGGAGATCATCGGGGGAGAAAGCCCTCTCGCCGACGCGGAGCTGATCCTCCTCGCCTGCGAGGGGCTGGAAGCGGTGGGGGTCGGGAATTTCTGCGTCGTGCTGGGGCATATCGGCGCCATGCTGGATATGCTCAAGCGGCTGAAGCTGGACCGGCGGGCGCGCAACTTCGTGCTCAGCAACCTGGAGAACCTGAGCCGGCCCGACCGCGGCCTGCCCTATGTGGAAGAGCGCCTGCGCGAGCTGTACCTGCCGGCGGAGCACAGCGCCGCGCACCAGCAGTTGGTGAGCGGCGCCAAGCAGGAGGAGGCGCGCGCCGTGCTGAGCGCCCTGCTGGGCCGGCTGAACGCCGAATCGGCACTGGGAAGCCGCACGGTGGACGAGGTGGTGGACGGTGTGCTCAACCAGCTTTCGCGCCCGGACCAGGTGCCGCTCATCCGGCAGGCGCTGGCCCTGGCCGAGCAACTGCATCGCGCCGCCGGCCCACCCCGGGAGGCACTGCCGGCGGCCACCGCCCTGCTGGAACAGCACCACCTCAGCCAGGAGCCCCTTCGCAACCTGACGGACATCGTCGAATTATTACGCGCCGCCGGCATGCCCGAGGAGCGAG